Genomic segment of Hirundo rustica isolate bHirRus1 chromosome 6, bHirRus1.pri.v3, whole genome shotgun sequence:
TAGAGAAAGCAGGACCATAAGCATAGCACTTTCTGACGAGTCTCTCAAGTTGTTATGCCAGAGATGAAAGGTGCAATTGGTGTAATATGTCTCTCTGTGCACAATTTTAGCAAATCTGGCTCATTATCTCCTCAAGCCCTGTGCAACCCTTGCACCATTTCTTTGCCCTAGATTCCTGCGCAGAAATGAAGCCTGTTGGGACATTCACATCCCCATTTCCAAGGTCTCTTTTTAAGAGTTTGTACAGTGCAGAGTGTCAGCTCTGCAATGAAATGTGGCTACCACAGCCAAGCGTAACACAATGATAAACACTTCGCCCTTTGACCAGTGGAGAAGCTGATAAAGAAAAGGCCTTGTTCTTTGTTAATGGCATCGACTGCTTCTGCTGTGCTGAAAATGAACCCACTCCAACAGTTTTGTTGAAGAGACACCACGTTGTTTCAGGTTCTTATTTAAAACATTACATTATttctattcagaaaaaaaacccctacctATTCCTTAGAGAGGTAGGCGTTTATATCTGGTTTGCTACTGAAGAACAGTCCCTATTATTTGTCCTTTCTTTAAATAGGACACCTTATCAATCTGACCAAAACTTATTTAAAGATCTGCTTGCCTGTTAACTCAAATTCTATTTCTATGTAGCTACTGGTTGCTGCTCACTTGCAtgaatttcctctttctcccctAACTCACAAAACACCCAGACTTCTTCTATGATGAACGTTTAAGGAATTATTCAGACCATTAGTGTCGAAAGCAGAGTAGTACTGCAGCCTTTCAGCGATTAGCCAAGAGGTGTTTTCTGATGGGATATGCTCCATTCTCCAGCCTGCTGAGGGTGCTGTGAATTCAACTAATCCATGCTGAATTTTGTCTTTGCAGGTATTTAGGGTGGGGGTGGCAGAAATTTGGCAGAGACTTGCCAGGAGGCctgggaaaatttaaaaaaaaaaaaaaaatctggcaagAACTGGAGAACATGGAAACTGGGGACAAAAGAAAGAGATAAGACTTTTCAATTCAGTGGTAATGACAGAATAACTTTCTACACAATTAATTTACTTACCTCAGTAAtatcatctcctttttttttctggtaggCTTTTAATACAAGAACATGAAGACCACACTCTACCTAAGTTTGCTCCTGGCTGGGTTTCACACTGTTGCCCACAGTCAGCTCCCACCCAGCGACCACAATGGACATGATCCAAATGACCCTAAACATCACGTACATCATGGAGGTGAAGCAATCGCTTGCCTCAAACTTGTGCCAAACAATGCTGACTTTGCATTCCAGTTTTTTAGGGAGGTTACACAGGAGGAACCTAAtaagaacattttcttctctcctgtgAGCATCTCCTCTGCCTTTGCAATGCTGGCCCTTGGGGCTAGATCAGCCACACAGTCTCAGATTCTGGAAGGACTCACCTTCAACCTTACAGAGATTCAGGAGAAAGAGATCCATGAAGGCTTCCACAACCTAATCCACATGCTGAACCATCCTGAGGGTGGAGTCCAGCTCAACATGGGAAATGCCATCTTCGTAACAGAGAAGCTGAAACTCCTAAAAAAGTTTTTAGATGATGCCAAAGCTCTGTATCAGCTGGAGGCTTTTACAACTGACTTTAACAAACCCACAGAAGCTGAAAATCAGATCAATGATTATATAGAGAGGAAAACACACGGGAAAATTACTAATTTGGTCAAGGACATGGACCCACACACTGTAATGCTTCTGGctagctttgttttctttaaaggtATGTCTCTTTCATGGTTCACATTCTCACCATTCATATCAATGAAAGTAATGTTGCCTTCCTCAGCTGAAAACTGGTCTGGAGAAAATTTCAAATACTCTTTGCTGGACCAGGAGATCCCCTAATGGCATAGTGGAGGTGGTGGGAAGGTAACAGGACCCCTCTCAGCACAGGCAGGCACCTGGAGGCCACACAATCTTGTTTCTCTTTGTGacagctctgggagctctgTTCCAAGCCACAGCCTTCCATGCAGCCTGAGCTGATGCTCCTGGTTTTAACCATAATTCCAATTGTCCCATATTCTTCTAATTTTCAGAGAAGGCACTGAAATGCCTGAAATATATGACCTAAtgtctctttttaaattatgcataATTCAGTAGCCTAATTTACTGCATGCTCCTTCTTTTACCCTATCAGAGTCCTTTATACATGCACACTAACATTTATATATGGGAGAAGATGGTGACAAATAGGGGAGAACACTGTAAGgaacaaagcagaaacaccCTGCATTTCTGATGTGGGTTAGATATGCCTCTAAGCCTGACCTGATCCTACATTATTGTACCTACATTATATATATGAGATCCTACATTATTGTACCTACAAATTGAGGCTTATGATTAAagtaaatagaaattaattgcaTGCAGCATATGAGTACACAGATGATGTTTATCACTTAGATCTCCTGAACAGAAAAGCAGTGGTAGGTACAAAATAACCACCTAATTATTTCATTACTGGCATCTGAAACATAAACTAAAAGTGGAATGCAATGCGCTTTTTGAACAGGTAAAAGATCTTTGCATTACTGTGATACACATTCCAAAGTGTTATGTTtgaaaattctgtatttaaCACATGGAGAAATAGGTGAATATTACTACTAGCTACAAAAAATTCAGTCTAGGATGGGATAGAACATGGAATATTCAGATGAATTCTCCTTCTCTGTATCAGGCAGCTGGGAAAAGCCTTTTAAACCAGAGCATACTGAAGAAAGGGAGTTCTTTGTGGATGCTGAAACAACAGTGAAAGTCCCTATGATGCACCAGATGGGCAGATTTGACTTCTATTTTGATGAGGATCTGTCATGCACTGTCGTACGGCTGCATTATAATGGGAGTGCTACTGCATTTCTAGTTCTGccagcaaaagggaaaatgaagcGGTTAGAGCAAACTCTGGACAAGGAAACCATCCAGAAATGGTCAGACCATCTCCTCCAAAGGTAAGCTGCCAGTCACCTGCAGTGGCACCTGATTTatagcattttttctttttggggaaTGCAAATGCTGTGAACGTGGCAATTCTGGGAACTGAGTGGGCTATTTTTGGCTTGTGTGCCCTAGTTGTAAAAATCTTGCAGCTGGTTGGTATTTAACCATTCTTTTGTTGATGGCTGAGTGACTTGCTGCTCTCCCAATCAGAGCAGAGACCATCCTATTCCTCTCTAAGGAATAGCAAGATTGGCGTTTCCAAAATACTCCGTGGACTGAGAGGAATGGTTGCAATTTTAAGCCAAATCTTCTATACCGAGATTTCAACTAGTGTGTTTTTCCTCTTATGTCACTAGTACACTCTGACTCAGGCGTGTCTGAACCTTAAATAAAGCATAACTTACACAGTTGGTAGTAGTGCTTACAGACATGATATGTCCTACACAATTATCTTGCAACCTTCAGTTGTTGTTAGAACAGGCGAGTGATTAATTGTGGATGTCCTGATTTTCtggcattttgt
This window contains:
- the LOC120754126 gene encoding alpha-1-antiproteinase 2-like translates to MKTTLYLSLLLAGFHTVAHSQLPPSDHNGHDPNDPKHHVHHGGEAIACLKLVPNNADFAFQFFREVTQEEPNKNIFFSPVSISSAFAMLALGARSATQSQILEGLTFNLTEIQEKEIHEGFHNLIHMLNHPEGGVQLNMGNAIFVTEKLKLLKKFLDDAKALYQLEAFTTDFNKPTEAENQINDYIERKTHGKITNLVKDMDPHTVMLLASFVFFKGSWEKPFKPEHTEEREFFVDAETTVKVPMMHQMGRFDFYFDEDLSCTVVRLHYNGSATAFLVLPAKGKMKRLEQTLDKETIQKWSDHLLQSFMNLYFPRFSISGSYEISDILRKMGIVDVFTNQADLSGITGTLELKVSKVVHKAFLDVDEKGTEAAAATTIEIMPVAFPPTIEFSHPFLMLIFDRDTNSTLFIGKIVNPAMTS